The genomic DNA GATATAAACGCACATTTATTTTAGTAGGGTTAGTTCTAGTCCAAAATTGTGCGCCGCCTGGACGTGTGCATCGACCAACAAAGGCCAAACCCAGTAACCAGCAACACAGCAACCAATAGTAATAACGAACATTTACGAGTACATTGATTAAACGAGCTCCAcaatacacatatacatatatatttatagttaCGTATACATGTAgtatgcaacaacaaacagcaacaacaatatgaACAACATCGATAGCAATATCCATAGCTATAGGCTATAGCTATAGCCAGAACCCATTCCCACTGGGTTTTGGTTAGTACATTTGTAGCTACAATACGATTAAGTACAggtgagtgggagagagaaagccggagagaagcagaagcctCTCTGCCATCACTGACCTACAACTGCATCGGCCAGGGCCATTGCCATGTCATTGCCTATGGTCACATCTGTGGCGCTCGTCGAGGTGTCATCGCCATCGATGTCTTTGTCGTGTATGGGGCTCGACTCGCCCGTGGATACCTCGCCTAGTTTAAGAATTTACCGAGAACATTTTCACATTgatcattttgtttttttcttttcttgtttttaagGATAAACCAAGCACTAGAGTTTGGATCATTTGTTCATGCACAGGCCGGTCCCCAACACTTACACAGGGCAAAATCCATTTTGCGCAGCGGCGAGAGCAGGGAATTGGTCCCAGTCAGCGTATCCAGCGGCGAGTCCACGCCCAGTGCATAGTTGTCATGGCCCTCAAAGTTGCTGTAATCGAAGTCGTTATTAAATGCCAGGGGGATATCTGCTTGTGGATGCAGTACCTGTGCAGCCTGGGAAGGGACTTGCCCGACTTGCTGCGTATGTCCATGTTGATGCCGCTGTCTATGGAAGAGCGCTTGGAGTAtctgctgccattgttggGTGGACTTTGATTGCTGGCGGAGCACAAACAAATAGATTATTCTCGAGGCCATTAAAAATAGGATGGCGACGACTCACCTGTGCACTGCCCCAGGTCTGAGGAAGACGCCATCGTGTTTTCTTTGGAGGATCTCCAAGTCGAAGCTGTTGTACATcgtctgatgctgctgcggctcctcgGAATCCGTTTCCACGGCAATGTTCATGGAGAGATTGGCCAGACCGCCGCGCAAGTGCGGCTTGCGGCAGCGCTCCTTCTCCAGTCGAAACATCTGGGCCAGCAGATGTTTGTGGCCCTTAAGGTTGGCCAGATCCAGTGGTGTTTGCTGGCCCTGCGTCTTGATCTTCAGCGCATTGTGATTCCACTTGTAGAGCAGCAGGGAGCACTCCACATGGCCACGCACACAGGACCAGGCGAGCGGCGTGAAGCCGTAGACATCCTGGCTGAGGGCGTCCAGCTCCGTTTCTAGTATGATATGTGGATTCTCCGCTCGCCAATTGAGCATGGCGCCCACCAGCTTGGCGTAGCCCAAGGCGGCGGCCAAGTGCAGCAGCGTCATGCCCCGCAGGCCCACGCTCCAGCTTGCCACTGTGCTTGGCATGCTCCAGGCATGCTTCGTCAGCTTGTGGCAATACGCGACCAGCTTCTCCTCAAAGTTTGGCTCCAGATAGAGCGCCGTGTGGTCCGTCTGCAAGAGAATATTTCAGTTGAAAAAGAGTTCTAAAAAGACTTATAGATCGGACTCACCGTCGGCTCCTGCTCCGTCTTCAGCTGCAACTTGTCATCGATGGTCGAGAGGCGATTGAGCAGCGTGAACTTGTACAGGCAATCGTTGGAGCTACTCGCATCGAAGGGGGCATCGGCGAGCAGCGACAGCTTGTACTCGAACATGACCGAGTTGGAAACAAGAAAGCCGCCGCAGGCCACCTGGAGCGTCACAAAGCCCGCCTCATGGGCAGGACAGTAGCAGCGGAGCACTCCCTCCTGCACCATCTGCGTGGGCACGGGCTGTGCATCGAAGAGCACCGTGTAGGCGCCAGCATTATTGCTGCTCGTCCAGGGTCCTGCCACTAGCACCTTGACTCCCCCCTCGGTGTAGGACCACTCCGGACTGAAGTCGCAGATGTTGTGGATCTTCCGGGGCTGCTGGGCCTGAGCGGCCGCCTGCCCCAGATAGGAGCCCTGCTCCAGGGCCGTGTTGTTCAGAGCCTGCTTATCGTCCAGATCCAGCTCGGGGAACTCCACGAGCATATCGAAGGCATCCAGATTGGCAAAAACATCGTCTGTTTCATCCTCCTCAGCTTCCGCTTCGACTTCATGGCCGTGCAAAGGTTTCTTCTCGACTTCTTGGGAAtggccgttgctgttgctactgttgCTTGTTGCTAAAGGTTCTATCGTTGTCGcggctgcttctcctgctgccgtATTGTACGGCTGCATATTGGCTATAAGTGTACGTTGAATATCCTCATGGGATAGATCCAGGGTTTCGTTGAAGAAGCTCAGGGTTTCGGCCGCATTGCTCGACTGGGGCTCgtcctcgctgctgttgctgttgctgctgctgctgctgtggctgtggctgctgtggctatTGTTTTGATTGTTGGCCCCAAAGCTACTGCTCTCGTCGCTGGCGCTAATTTGGCTGCTGTTATCACTGGAAGCACTGAAATTTGCACAACCATTTTGGCTCAGAGCTTGAGGCTGAGACTGCGATTGGGATTGACTCTTGTTAGGACCATCTGTGGCCTgattgttgccgttgccgttgctgttgctgctgctgctgctccctccacTCAGCTGTCAAATAAGTTTGAATTTAATCAGCATAAATAGCTACAATAATTGCTGGCGATTTTGCGGTTTTTACTCACCTCAGTGAGCGCATTGGCGCTCATTAAATTATCACAAGTtgctgccgtcgctgtcgttgtaatttgttgctgctgattgccATCGATAATCGATTGTAAGGAGCTCGAGGTGGACGATGTGCCGGACGAAGATGTGGATACAGATATAGATGTCGTTGTGGCTACAACTGTGGAGGGGGTGCTGTGGCCATTGACAGTGGAAGACGTTGAAGCcgtgctattgttgttgttgttgttgttgctgttgctgctgctgccactgctgctgctgctgagacgATGCTCAGGTGACATGCACATGGCCTCAACAGGGGGATGGACTAAGGTTGGGGTcggtgtttgtgtttgggtttgagtttgagtttgaagTTGTTGGCCACTGTTTGGGGTTGCTGATGATGTCTGTTGCAATTTATAataatgttgctgctgctgctgctgctggctgttgttgctgttgctggaagtattcagttgctgctgttgattgtACATGAAGTTATTGTTGCTGGGGTCGTTATTATTTACGACATTTAATTCGTTGTTCGTTTGAGTTGCTAATTGCttggcactgccattgccattggcgttgccattgctgctgacAGAGTTACTGATTTTGTTTGCAGTCATGTGGCTTTGGATTTCAATTAGTTCCGTATCCATGCCATTCAAgacagagctgctgctgcctcctccttctgctgctgctgctgccactactGTTGTGCTGGGGTCCCTGGCGGTGGCCGTGATTGTTGTATTGGCAATTTGCaggcgatgatgatgctgattcAAATGAGCCGAATTCTGACTCTGACTGGCCACGAATCGTTGCAGACTCaagtgttgctgttgctgctgctgctgctgttggtgatattgctgctgctgctgctgctgctgcatcgccAGATTGCTTCTTGCGGCCAGCATCTGGTTGCCACGATATTGCTGCTGATAGCTGCCATCGCCATGTCCCgtctgctggggctgctgctgctgctgttgctgttgaggAGGAATGATCTGAAACTTGATGGCCGACTCCTGGGGCAGCTGTTGCGTGGCATTGTGGAACTGCGCGTGCGGATTGTCTAGGTGCATGCCATCGTTTCGCTGTCGCGGCCGCTCCGCCCAGCGAGAGTAAAGCTTGCTGGCCACCACCACGTTGGGCGTGCCATTGCTGAAGGCTCCCTCATTGAGGCGCTTCTCGGAGGCCGATGTGGCCGCCACGGACTTGATGATGCCGCCCGTGCGCCGCATCACGGGATGCGTGCAGGTCTTGCCATCGGCACAGCCGGAATCCCCGCAGCCACAGTCCAGCTGCTTGACCAGGGCCGCCTGGCGGGACAAGCGCTGCTTCTCCATCAGTTGGCACACAATCGACTCCACAGTCTCGGCCGTCTACAGGGAGGAACAATTCAATTATGGGACTCTGGCCCAGCGCAGGATTTACTCACCGATATCTCAATGTCGTTGCCCGAGTCGGAGTCATCATCGGAGTTGACTGTGGAGACTGGAATGgaaaggaagggaagggaTTACCAATCGAAAGCCAGAGCCTTCTTGGGTCTACTCACGCATGGGCTTCAGCTGGCTGACCAGCTCCTCCTTGGTCCACTCCTTCTTGTCGCCCCACAGCGTGATGCTGGGGGCAATCACTGCCATTTTATTATCATCCGGATACGGCACATTCAGATAGTGCACCAAAACAATGTCCGGATTCTGAAGCACAAAGAGTTTTGGCTTATAGAATGGGAATGGTTAGGTGGAACATTCCTCCCCTCTTACCTGCAGCAGCCAGTAACATCTGCGATGAAATGTGGGCAATATGGCCGAGTGTACATAACAGCCGTAGATGCACTGTGGAGGAGGGAGATTCGGGTTTGAGATCgaaggaaattcaatttatcaAAACAAGAGCATAAAACAAGACCCCCACGATTGGGGCTAtctgtatctacatacatatgtttgccCCTGCTGGGAGCAAATCCATTTAAttggaaaacataaaaacgaagctcaaattaaattaccaACCGCCCACGCTGGCGGGGGGtgcgccacagccacagccacagcctcttCGTCTACGACTCGGATACGTAGACGATGGCACTCCGGTAAGTGCCAAGAATCAGaggccaaaaggaaaagggtTTCCCCGTTTGACTTGTAAGACACTTCGCTGCGCATTTTTCTTGTTCAGCTGGGAGTTGCTCTGCCTCTTCTCTtaatttttctatttattctttttagtttttgtgaACTTTTTTGTTCCTATTCCCGCTGataaatttgttggctctcGTTGTCCGCGATATGCCGCTGActtcttctgttttctgttctggCGGCGGCAACGCCTGGGCTCGGGTTATCATGTAAGGAGACGGCACCCCGCAAGCTCTGCCAACTGCATAAATCTCAGCCAGCCAGCGTTTACTAGCAAATGTTTTaagaataaaaattaaaacaaaaaaacaaacagcgaagaaaaacgaagaaaaactCCAGAAAAGtggtggaaaaaaaaaaaattggcgtgaaattgccaaatgtttttatgtgtgtttccATAATGGGGGAAAGTCGAATGCGATAGCGATAGAAGGACAAACGGGACATCCTTCAGACATTATAAATAAGCTTAACCCTTGGCCAGGGCTTATTTCATTAGCTGGCAGCGGGCGAGGCGTCATTGCCCATATCCTTGGGGGCAAACACTTGCAAACGGCAGCGACGGACACCGTCAGTTTTCTGTCTACTTCCGGCGGGAAATCATAATTCATTCGGTCAACAAGCCCACCCGTgactgtgttttttttttttgtgttctgctGCCCTTTGACAAACGATGCCAATGGCTTGAGACTAATTGCCTAATTGTGCGCccagaagtggcagcaacttGCACTCACCTCCGTGCCTTGTACTTTTAGTTTCATGTGATCCTCGCGCGTTGTCTTGCCATCCTTGCGCTTCTTCCAGCAGTAGCCATCGCGGCGGTAGCGCACTTTCTTCCGCGAGTACAGCAGCAGGGAGCCGCTCTTGGGTCTGTGCAAATAAGATGTTCGGGATAATCACATGAGGATGTTCCCCAAGGGCATGCAATGGCCAGTCACTCACCTGGTGCGAACCTCTTTGGACTGCCACTCGCAGTGCTTGTCAAAGCTGATAAGAATCGCAGCAATTTCCTGAAATATACGCAAACATTTTACTTACTTGCTAATCTGGATTAAACATATGTTAATGGAAATATCTAGAGATACGAGTGGAATTCTTTCCACCTTCACGTGAGCCTTATCATCACTGCGACAATGGGTAACAGTTATCCATCATAGACATCGTTCAACCGCTTGAACTGGCCCCTAACTAACGTGCTAACAATTTCCTGACTTAATGGACAAAATGCTACGCTGCCCAGTCACGGCACTCGCGGCATTTCCTACGCCAAAACTTTCGAAAAAGAGCAGAAGGGACTTCTGCGCCataaaacaaaggaaaacattttagaaatttcatttgacCGCAAAGCGGacaccgccagcagcagcagcagcagcagcagcagcaggataagcaggaggagcatcgAGGAAGGGTGCAAAGTGTTAACCACAATTTACAGGTGTCGCCCCGGCAGTTGACACTTAACCAAGCTGGCCAGGAACCACCAAGTGGCATAGACGCATCCCGAgtgcaatttgtgtgcatatttaaaatgctcactctctctctctctctttgccttgATAAGCAGTCCAAAGGACACGCTAAAAGAATGGGCATTGGAGGAGAGCATGTTTGGGGAGACTAAAaccattcaaatgcaaatcacaCAACAGCTGAACAGTGAAAGTTCAGTGGGaattttggtttgctttttggagCGTTTGGACTTGACTTTTCATTGCATGTTTCGCCGATAAAGttatcaatttgtttgcttcccTAACGTTGCATGAATAATGCAAAGTGGCCATCCAtctattcattcattcattcattcatcctTCGAACAGTCCCATCCCCAGCTGTGCACCAACACATTTTCCATATGTCAGTTGGCGGAAGATATCGCAACATTTGCGAGTGTCATAAAAAttgtatgcacacacacacacacacacacacaagcacacagagATATACTTATAGAAAAGTAGGAAGGAACCCCCAAGGCTAAGGCGGAGCTGGGGCAAATCACAGGCGCGTGTTTGTCAAGTGGCAAACGTTTGCATTTTGTCCAAAATTGCCTCTGACTTGGCTCTTTTTGGTTGCCATTGGGAGAGAGCTacaaaaatatagaaagaTAGAAAGCTTCTCTTAGATATAGATGGATGTGTGTTGGTTATTTATGCATGGCTCCAGCGACCTACTCCAAACTTCCAGCTTCCCAGTTGCCCATCTCAATTCTGGCTTCATATGATGAATTCCAGGCACATACGCGGAACAGGCTTCGGTACATTGAGGAGGCGAAGCATTAAAAATTTATGCCCACCTCAGCAGCGTATTCGTTTGCCCTTACCCTTCCCCATGCACAATCCTAGACATGTATGGGCGTGGCCATGGGCTCTACTCAGGCAAACCTTTCAACACTTTCACCCGATTGGAATGCACAAACGATGCAACCATCGAACTGTGCAGATAAACAATTGGaaagggaatgggaaaggGAATATTCTGATCTTTCTAGAAGATGGCAAAGCAATTGGAATTGCTCTTGTAAAACGAAAGCTCTGAACAGCTCTTCAAAAGAATTAGACTTATAGCTGGCTTTCCCCATGGCCACTTAATCACTTCCAGTCCTTGGCTGACCGTTGCAGAAgtctacatatatacatacatatgcctgtatctatgtacatttgGCGGTCGCACagaaattgtgcaaataaaattgcgACTCATTatcaatttaactttttgatttttaagcTGCGCCTTTTGCAACCACACGGAGGACAGAGAGCACGGGCCATTGGTGgtctggttgctgctgctgcgagctCTCGTTCTCGTGTTATTTTGCAGTTGCTTTATGAGCCGGGTCGAGTGGCTCTGTGCCCCGTCCAAGCCCCACTGGCTGCTACTTAAATGCCAAATTAAAACTGTGTGGTTGAAGCGACAGTCCGAGGAGGGTTTGGGGCGCAGGGCTGCCCACCAGCCCTGGCTTCCCGTTTGCCTGTAAGCAGGACTAAAATAAGCGTgcgtaattttatttatgccccGGTACACGGCcacattttgtaatttttgcatG from Drosophila subobscura isolate 14011-0131.10 chromosome E, UCBerk_Dsub_1.0, whole genome shotgun sequence includes the following:
- the LOC117889766 gene encoding calmodulin-binding transcription activator 1 isoform X7; translated protein: MENVPDASCSASSLKLQRQQTQIKAKNVLIRSQSSGKLSRNEAGTTTTTTTTTTTTTSSTSTRATARTLKIGAMQQKQLQPPNGVNTSNIILLRGTRNENGQIIIQNKQDILTLLNEQQQQQQQDKAAQASTAITLNQLPTTTTVARKTIVQSSGSTTSTSSTISIVASSSSSTSSGGGVGKETVSNTILLQTPINASQLESVLKAQERTKQANGSQTKLIERPFLLKHASRSLSSESNGDGKSPFVLQTLKRLEKSQSILVIRNSTSGSTSSMTVSPPVNVSATTTSANVLSVTRTSKAAKGMAGALHKLKAAATAAAASRVGAGAGAGTVAAPSTSSTGTTILRLGKSATTLAINGNGGSKLEAATTTTSTANKLSNTVTSEQQQQQQQQQQQSTTAQTNVPLGNDGEPIKLPDNLESLPRADSFPSQRHRWNTNEEIAAILISFDKHCEWQSKEVRTRPKSGSLLLYSRKKVRYRRDGYCWKKRKDGKTTREDHMKLKVQGTECIYGCYVHSAILPTFHRRCYWLLQNPDIVLVHYLNVPYPDDNKMAVIAPSITLWGDKKEWTKEELVSQLKPMLSTVNSDDDSDSGNDIEISTAETVESIVCQLMEKQRLSRQAALVKQLDCGCGDSGCADGKTCTHPVMRRTGGIIKSVAATSASEKRLNEGAFSNGTPNVVVASKLYSRWAERPRQRNDGMHLDNPHAQFHNATQQLPQESAIKFQIIPPQQQQQQQQPQQTGHGDGSYQQQYRGNQMLAARSNLAMQQQQQQQQYHQQQQQQQQQHLSLQRFVASQSQNSAHLNQHHHRLQIANTTITATARDPSTTVVAAAAAEGGGSSSSVLNGMDTELIEIQSHMTANKISNSVSSNGNANGNGSAKQLATQTNNELNVVNNNDPSNNNFMYNQQQQLNTSSNSNNSQQQQQQQHYYKLQQTSSATPNSGQQLQTQTQTQTQTPTPTLVHPPVEAMCMSPEHRLSSSSSGSSSNSNNNNNNNSTASTSSTVNGHSTPSTVVATTTSISVSTSSSGTSSTSSSLQSIIDGNQQQQITTTATAATCDNLMSANALTELSGGSSSSSNSNGNGNSHSQEVEKKPLHGHEVEAEAEEDETDDVFANLDAFDMLVEFPELDLDDKQALNNTALEQGSYLGQAAAQAQQPRKIHNICDFSPEWSYTEGGVKVLVAGPWTSSNNAGAYTVLFDAQPVPTQMVQEGVLRCYCPAHEAGFVTLQVACGGFLVSNSVMFEYKLSLLADAPFDASSSNDCLYKFTLLNRLSTIDDKLQLKTEQEPTTDHTALYLEPNFEEKLVAYCHKLTKHAWSMPSTVASWSVGLRGMTLLHLAAALGYAKLVGAMLNWRAENPHIILETELDALSQDVYGFTPLAWSCVRGHVECSLLLYKWNHNALKIKTQGQQTPLDLANLKGHKHLLAQMFRLEKERCRKPHLRGGLANLSMNIAVETDSEEPQQHQTMYNSFDLEILQRKHDGVFLRPGAVHSNQSPPNNGSRYSKRSSIDSGINMDIRSKSGKSLPRLHSNFEGHDNYALGVDSPLDTLTGTNSLLSPLRKMDFALCEVSTGESSPIHDKDIDGDDTSTSATDVTIGNDMAMALADAVVGDSDAKVLTLAEHIIAAMPERIKNEADEMMVLGSPLTEPLTSESSALTDSFMDPLLDSLPNTHFDSDFSFDFHDHSYRYHDVSTPCSSLSPASSGPLQSPASYSILGTDPSVSSPSPPPSTKQLTEFLHASSLSQYPFEADFSKLTLTDTEQRELYEAAKCIQKAYRSYKGRQKLEEQNKERTAAIVIQNYYRRYKQYAYYRQMTNAALVIQHGYRSYRKNKRFKKSGLGQGMAGGSDHGSVSSNSQCLSSFYDHYKQDQQQQHEMSSQPSTPKETSPSGPLKRTYSQSTQNQAARKIQQFMRQSRIKLQRERAEKEKLVHQRRAEYLQNLQYQGQQEILACLENNSSAQSSGQSTYTNSINNLQSNQ
- the LOC117889766 gene encoding uncharacterized protein LOC117889766 isoform X8, with product MAGYRSLPLAPVSASSMAAAAAVPAQNVGHAGPTMAYAHHQSMTAMSNNGIIYQSAVHASIHSLPSQHRSSTTHHHILATATATATAAAAAAAAAATAAAAIVSLPTASASGGVPQQHGTYGHQQQQQQQQPHHSQQQQHLPQQSHQQQQQQQQLMAHQQHSALQQQQQQHHHLQQSHQQQQQLHQQQQQQLSAVHHHHHHHHQQLSLHQNHLYFSGASLGHHHHHRQIFSHLQSALMPLSVNGEPIKLPDNLESLPRADSFPSQRHRWNTNEEIAAILISFDKHCEWQSKEVRTRPKSGSLLLYSRKKVRYRRDGYCWKKRKDGKTTREDHMKLKVQGTECIYGCYVHSAILPTFHRRCYWLLQNPDIVLVHYLNVPYPDDNKMAVIAPSITLWGDKKEWTKEELVSQLKPMLSTVNSDDDSDSGNDIEISTAETVESIVCQLMEKQRLSRQAALVKQLDCGCGDSGCADGKTCTHPVMRRTGGIIKSVAATSASEKRLNEGAFSNGTPNVVVASKLYSRWAERPRQRNDGMHLDNPHAQFHNATQQLPQESAIKFQIIPPQQQQQQQQPQQTGHGDGSYQQQYRGNQMLAARSNLAMQQQQQQQQYHQQQQQQQQQHLSLQRFVASQSQNSAHLNQHHHRLQIANTTITATARDPSTTVVAAAAAEGGGSSSSVLNGMDTELIEIQSHMTANKISNSVSSNGNANGNGSAKQLATQTNNELNVVNNNDPSNNNFMYNQQQQLNTSSNSNNSQQQQQQQHYYKLQQTSSATPNSGQQLQTQTQTQTQTPTPTLVHPPVEAMCMSPEHRLSSSSSGSSSNSNNNNNNNSTASTSSTVNGHSTPSTVVATTTSISVSTSSSGTSSTSSSLQSIIDGNQQQQITTTATAATCDNLMSANALTELSGGSSSSSNSNGNGNNQATDGPNKSQSQSQSQPQALSQNGCANFSASSDNSSQISASDESSSFGANNQNNSHSSHSHSSSSSNSNSSEDEPQSSNAAETLSFFNETLDLSHEDIQRTLIANMQPYNTAAGEAAATTIEPLATSNSSNSNGHSQEVEKKPLHGHEVEAEAEEDETDDVFANLDAFDMLVEFPELDLDDKQALNNTALEQGSYLGQAAAQAQQPRKIHNICDFSPEWSYTEGGVKVLVAGPWTSSNNAGAYTVLFDAQPVPTQMVQEGVLRCYCPAHEAGFVTLQVACGGFLVSNSVMFEYKLSLLADAPFDASSSNDCLYKFTLLNRLSTIDDKLQLKTEQEPTTDHTALYLEPNFEEKLVAYCHKLTKHAWSMPSTVASWSVGLRGMTLLHLAAALGYAKLVGAMLNWRAENPHIILETELDALSQDVYGFTPLAWSCVRGHVECSLLLYKWNHNALKIKTQGQQTPLDLANLKGHKHLLAQMFRLEKERCRKPHLRGGLANLSMNIAVETDSEEPQQHQTMYNSFDLEILQRKHDGVFLRPGAVHSNQSPPNNGSRYSKRSSIDSGINMDIRSKSGKSLPRLHSNFEGHDNYALGVDSPLDTLTGTNSLLSPLRKMDFALCEVSTGESSPIHDKDIDGDDTSTSATDVTIGNDMAMALADAVVGDSDAKVLTLAEHIIAAMPERIKNEADEMMVLGSPLTEPLTSESSALTDSFMDPLLDSLPNTHFDSDFSFDFHDHSYRYHDVSTPCSSLSPASSGPLQSPASYSILGTDPSVSSPSPPPSTKQLTEFLHASSLSQYPFEADFSKLTLTDTEQRELYEAAKCIQKAYRSYKGRQKLEEQNKERTAAIVIQNYYRRYKQYAYYRQMTNAALVIQHGYRSYRKNKRFKKSGLGQGMAGGSDHGSVSSNSQCLSSFYDHYKQDQQQQHEMSSQPSTPKETSPSGPLKRTYSQSTQNQAARKIQQFMRQSRIKLQRERAEKEKLVHQRRAEYLQNLQYQGQQEILACLENNSSAQSSGQSTYTNSINNLQSNQ
- the LOC117889766 gene encoding uncharacterized protein LOC117889766 isoform X2; this translates as MENVPDASCSASSLKLQRQQTQIKAKNVLIRSQSSGKLSRNEAGTTTTTTTTTTTTTSSTSTRATARTLKIGAMQQKQLQPPNGVNTSNIILLRGTRNENGQIIIQNKQDILTLLNEQQQQQQQDKAAQASTAITLNQLPTTTTVARKTIVQSSGSTTSTSSTISIVASSSSSTSSGGGVGKETVSNTILLQTPINASQLESVLKAQERTKQANGSQTKLIERPFLLKHASRSLSSESNGDGKSPFVLQTLKRLEKSQSILVIRNSTSGSTSSMTVSPPVNVSATTTSANVLSVTRTSKAAKGMAGALHKLKAAATAAAASRVGAGAGAGTVAAPSTSSTGTTILRLGKSATTLAINGNGGSKLEAATTTTSTANKLSNTVTSEQQQQQQQQQQQSTTAQTNVPLGNDGEPIKLPDNLESLPRADSFPSQRHRWNTNEEIAAILISFDKHCEWQSKEVRTRPKSGSLLLYSRKKVRYRRDGYCWKKRKDGKTTREDHMKLKVQGTECIYGCYVHSAILPTFHRRCYWLLQNPDIVLVHYLNVPYPDDNKMAVIAPSITLWGDKKEWTKEELVSQLKPMLSTVNSDDDSDSGNDIEISTAETVESIVCQLMEKQRLSRQAALVKQLDCGCGDSGCADGKTCTHPVMRRTGGIIKSVAATSASEKRLNEGAFSNGTPNVVVASKLYSRWAERPRQRNDGMHLDNPHAQFHNATQQLPQESAIKFQIIPPQQQQQQQQPQQTGHGDGSYQQQYRGNQMLAARSNLAMQQQQQQQQYHQQQQQQQQQHLSLQRFVASQSQNSAHLNQHHHRLQIANTTITATARDPSTTVVAAAAAEGGGSSSSVLNGMDTELIEIQSHMTANKISNSVSSNGNANGNGSAKQLATQTNNELNVVNNNDPSNNNFMYNQQQQLNTSSNSNNSQQQQQQQHYYKLQQTSSATPNSGQQLQTQTQTQTQTPTPTLVHPPVEAMCMSPEHRLSSSSSGSSSNSNNNNNNNSTASTSSTVNGHSTPSTVVATTTSISVSTSSSGTSSTSSSLQSIIDGNQQQQITTTATAATCDNLMSANALTELSGGSSSSSNSNGNGNNQATDGPNKSQSQSQSQPQALSQNGCANFSASSDNSSQISASDESSSFGANNQNNSHSSHSHSSSSSNSNSSEDEPQSSNAAETLSFFNETLDLSHEDIQRTLIANMQPYNTAAGEAAATTIEPLATSNSSNSNGHSQEVEKKPLHGHEVEAEAEEDETDDVFANLDAFDMLVEFPELDLDDKQALNNTALEQGSYLGQAAAQAQQPRKIHNICDFSPEWSYTEGGVKVLVAGPWTSSNNAGAYTVLFDAQPVPTQMVQEGVLRCYCPAHEAGFVTLQVACGGFLVSNSVMFEYKLSLLADAPFDASSSNDCLYKFTLLNRLSTIDDKLQLKTEQEPTTDHTALYLEPNFEEKLVAYCHKLTKHAWSMPSTVASWSVGLRGMTLLHLAAALGYAKLVGAMLNWRAENPHIILETELDALSQDVYGFTPLAWSCVRGHVECSLLLYKWNHNALKIKTQGQQTPLDLANLKGHKHLLAQMFRLEKERCRKPHLRGGLANLSMNIAVETDSEEPQQHQTMYNSFDLEILQRKHDGVFLRPGAVHSNQSPPNNGSRYSKRSSIDSGINMDIRSKSGKSLPRLHSNFEGHDNYALGVDSPLDTLTGTNSLLSPLRKMDFALCEVSTGESSPIHDKDIDGDDTSTSATDVTIGNDMAMALADAVVGDSDAKVLTLAEHIIAAMPERIKNEADEMMVLGSPLTEPLTSESSALTDSFMDPLLDSLPNTHFDSDFSFDFHDHSYRYHDVSTPCSSLSPASSGPLQSPASYSILGTDPSVSSPSPPPSTKQLTEFLHASSLSQYPFEADFSKLTLTDTEQRELYEAAKCIQKAYRSYKGRQKLEEQNKERTAAIVIQNYYRRYKQYAYYRQMTNAALVIQHGYRSYRKNKRFKKSGLGQGMAGGSDHGSVSSNSQCLSSFYDHYKQDQQQQHEMSSQPSTPKETSPSGPLKRTYSQSTQNQAARKIQQFMRQSRIKLQRERAEKEKLVHQRRAEYLQNLQYQGQQEILACLENNSAQSSGQSTYTNSINNLQSNQ